The genomic stretch GTTGGCTTTGTCCGGCGATTCACTCTTAAGATAGGATCGGGCACGTACAGCAACGTGTACCGGGCGAGGGACACCGTCTCCGGCCGCATCGTCGCCCTTAAAAAGGTCCGCTTTGATAACCTCGAGCCAGAGAGCGTCAAGTTTATGGCCAGGGAAATACTCATCCTAAGGACACTCGACCACCCCAACGTCATCAAATTGGAGGGCTTGGTCACCTCCAGGATGTCGTGCAGCCTCTACCTTGTCTTCGAGTACATGGAGCATGACCTTGCTGGGCTTGCCGCAAGTCCTGATGTCAAGTTCACATTGCCTCAGGTGTGTGAGAGTTGATTGCTATTTCAGACGGTCGATGATTACTCGGTGGAAATTGTGAGTTTGATGTCACTGTGTTATCTTGCAGATAAAATGTTACATGCAGCAGCTGTTGTCAGGGCTTGAGCATTGTCATGACAATAATGTATTGCACCGGGATATCAAGGGGTCAAACTTGTTGTTGGATAATAATGGGATTCTTAAGATTGCAGATTTTGGGCTGGCGACATTCTTTGATCCACGGCATAAACGGCCAATGACGAGCCGAGTGGTCACGCTGTGGTACCGTCCACCAGAATTGTTACTTGGTGCCACTGATTATAGTGTAGGCGTTGATTTGTGGAGTGCTGGATGCATTCTGGCAGAGCTCTTGTATGGAAAGCCCATAATGCCTGGGCGCACTGAGGTGAGTCTTGAACATGGGGTCGCTCTGTACTCTGCCATGTTAATTTTTGTAGTAATCCTTGGGGCTACGCTGTCAATATCAGAACTATGGTTAAATCTCCCCTTCCCACTGTTCCCATTATAAAGAATTCTGTAGTAGTGGCTGAAAATGTTGACTTTTTGCTCAGATAGCCTTGTGAGGACAGTGTTATCTCTCCGCTGTCTGGTCTTTTGTTCAATTTATTTATGTTGGCAAGTAGTTGTTTGTAAACATGTCATTGTCATTATGGGAAGACATGGATGGCCTTTTGCCCTTATTGTAAGTGTCTGACTAACGTTTATCTAAGGATATTGTGGACTCCCATTGGTTATTGCCTTTAGTGGGAACTTCTATTGACAAACATGCGTCTGCTGTTTCTGCTATAATAAGCTTTTGATGCAATTGTATTCATTATTGGACATGTCCAAACAGATTTGATGTTTCTAAGTATTTTGTTCATATATCTAGTACTGGTGGAATGACATACATAACAATAAGGTTAAATTCAACATACATGTTTAATTCTTAATCAGTTTTTACAGATTCAATGCTTGGCTCCCTGTGGTAGTTATTATGTTTTTTGTCATTTGACAACCTCTTTCATTAGTCACCAAAATTTGCCAATATGGCCAATAGTTGCaatatattttcacatttattaatGAAAACCTGTTGTATTGGACAAACCGTTGTTGTCATACATTGTATATCAGTAGCATCCAAAAACACAAGACATAAAACAGTCAACTTCTATTTAGTTTATTTACAGCAATGCTCTTGTTAAGGTATAATATTCAGGGGTATTAGTGTAATCTCCTAGTATAGGTTTCCCCTCTTCTAGTTCTTGTCCGTGCATATCTTGTTGCGGCATCTTCTGTGGATGCCGTTTCCATCCGCCCGTCTTCAAGCACGGAGAGGACGCTCGGCCACGCGACTCTTCGTCCGTCGTTTTTGCCCGTCTTCAAGCATGGAGAGGATGCCCAGCCACGTGACTCTTTGTTCATCATCAGCCCGTCTGCTGACCCATCGCAGAAGTTGCCTCGGCCGCTCATTGTGGCTTGGAGTCTGCCCATCGTGGACCCTCTTCAACGCCGCTCGTACACGTGGCCTGTCCGCCCATCTTCGTGTCGTATGTGCCTCCCACCATCCGTGAGCCTGTTGCCTATCCTCGCGGACTCTTCTCGCCTGTTCTGTTGTCAATCTCGTCTAGTCCGTGGATTCATCCGCCCATGTTTGGTTGCTCCCGAGCGCCCTTGCTTCCATCTTTTGCCTTCTTTTGTACGAGTCCAATTTTCTAAATTTCATTGAATTTGTCGCATTTGTGTCCATCCAAGTCTAGTTCTAAACCTACAGTTTGTCCAAGTCGTTCATATCCACAAATTTATTGTTGGATTCGCCAACTTTTTTTCTTTGGTTAGCTGAGCCCCGTCAATTTAGCTAATCATCATCATCTTGATGCGAGTTTGCCCTCTTGATCTCTTTGGTAGCCATTTTGCTACACTTCATGATCAACCACTCTGTCTTACTGCTTGTCATCTAGCAACAGTGATCTCTCTATTCTTCCTTTGGCTTGATTGATACATCAATTTATTCTCGTCGAGTTCAAAGTCTCCAAAGCAATGTTCATAGTTGAAGTACCATTTGTGAAGACTTGGCGTATTTGCTGAAGTACGGGTTGTGAAGGCAATACCCTCTTGTCAAGGAGATCATTTTGTACATCGACATTGTTCAAAAGTTGCCTTTCGACATCttcattttttggattttggatgtATACACTATTACACTTTTCTTTTTCAGTTCTAGTGCATAGTGCCAACTCTCCAAATGTACTGACATTGCATTCATGTTGCATTTGAGAGGGGGTGTCGGGGTATAATAGTCAGGGTTATTAGTGTAATCTCCTTGTCTAGGGTTTCCCTCATGTGTCTCTCATGTACTCTATATATAGTCCCCATTGGGCCTCAATACAATCATCCAATTCAGTGTCCCTTATTCATATCAACTCTTACATTTGAGCTAAAGGATTAGTATCTCATGAGCTTTCTTGCTGCACTTGTTGTTCAGGGATGATTAAGATGGCATATATTATATAAGTTCGAGTTGCATGAGTGAACCAATTCATATACTCTTATTGGCCTATGAATCCCATGAACAGCCCTGCCCTTTCCCCAATGTCAGCTGCTCATGCAAGGTTTAGTCTTGTATAACTCTAGAAAATAGGCTGATTGTCCGCCTAACCTCGCGGGATTAAAGTAAAAAGTGAAATCCTGATGTGCCAGATATTACGTAGAAACTAGGAGGGGATTGCTAAAAACTCTGCAATATATGAATGGGTGAAAACGTAGAAAATACTGAATTTAATCTTTTGAAATTGCTTAGGAGATTAGTATGGAATGGGCATGATGCTTGAGTTGCCAATGGCCATGTACATGCACTTTGGTTATTCATAAATCTATTGAGTTGTAAATTCAGCGAGAGTGCTTACACCACAACATTTTTTCTTGAGTTTTCTGTTCATGTTCCTCCAGCCACCATATATTCTTTTTTTTATGCCACACTTTTATTCTACTGTTAAAACTGGGATGTACACTATTTACCAGGTGGAACAGTTGCACAAGATTTTCAAGCTATGTGGTTCCCCTTCTGAGGAGTACTGGAAGAAGTCTAAATTGCCACATGCAACAATATTCAAACCTCAACAACCCTATAAACGTTGCATCAAGGAGACATTTAAAGATTTTCCTACATCGGCTTTGCCATTGGTTGAAACTCTGCTTGCAATTGATCCAGCTGAGAGACAAACTGCGACAGCTGCATTACACAGTGATGTATGTTCCTatcctttctcttcttcttagttggaaagaaattttttaggTGTGTAATCAGAAAAGTTACTATGAAGAAAGTATGGTGCTGCAGGAAAACAATTTagatctagaaaaaaaaaatatttgcttCAAAATATTAATAACTAGATATGGAGCAGAACTCCACAAGCTGGGAGAATCTGTATGGTTGGTATTATATATTTCTCAAATTTTATTTATGGGTTGCATATATTGCAGTCTTTGCAAATAAGCAATATATGATTCTATTTTGGACGCATATAAGTTTGTACTACAGTCTTGTGCAATTCAATCATATATACAGTATGTCATAGAAAATGGTGCTCTCCTACTAGGATCAATATTATATATCCATTTTAGTTTTAGATTTGCAGTGTCGTGATGGTGCCTGATCTCTAGGAGATGCTTGTTGTCCATTGAGTTACTCAATCCTTATCCAGCCCCATTTCATCGACACTTGCAACATGCTTCTGTTGACGGGTGGCAAAGaagtgccccccccccccccccccccggtttCCTTCTTTTCCTCTAGGATCAGGCGATGAAGATGGTTGTTGTCTTTTTGAATGGCCTTATGGTTTTGTGCTGCTTCTAATGAACTATTATTCCATCATCAATAGTTACTCATCATgtgctcttttcttttttttcttttgggaaAAAAAATGGCTTAGTTTTTTTCAACCGAGCCTTATGCTTGTGACCCTTCAAGTCTGCCAACATATCCACCAAGCAAGGAGATGGATGCCAAGTTAAGGGACGAGGAGGCTAGAAGGTGTGTCACATTTACCCTTTTTACTTTTTGCTGGACATACATGCGGATATAAACATGTTTGAGCCCTACATACAACATTTACATCACATGTTTAATGGGTTACATGAACTGTCTTGTGTCAAGTTGGGATTAGTGTTTTGAGTCATAAATAATGAAATGTTGATACTGTACACATTCTGGATTCACATCATTCTTCATTTTATCATAACTATTGTTATTCATTTGTAATCTATCTGATAGGAACTTCCTGTGTTTTCCTTAAACTGTCATGCAGCCACTTTCTGCTATTTTCTGTGTGGTTTAGTGTTCGTTTTTTTACCTTCTACTGTTATGAAGTAGGAATTAGCCagaagccaaaaaaaaaaaagagagaggagaCCGTCAGCAAGTTATTGGCTAATCACATTTGTAAACTTGAATGGCATATATCTGCATGCACTCTAACTGCTACTGCTTAAACTTCCTCTTTTCAATCAAGAGACTGCACCAGTAAGCAATAAAGGATATATTCATCTTTGTAACTAGTTTATGTTTCTGTGTTGTATTATCATCCTTCAGACTACGAGCTGCTGCAAAGGACAAAGGAGAAGCAAAAAGGACTCGACCACGGGATCGGTCTCGCAGGGCTGGACCAGCACCAGAAGCTAATGCAGAGATTCAAGCGAACTTAGATGTGAGTCAAAGCTCTTTATGACTGAAGACTATGCTTGTTTTGCTTGCTATGATTTTCACCATTGAGAAATACAGAAACTGCCAAGTTAATTGTGATTATCTGATACTGTTAGGTAGTTCACCTTTTGATTTCGCTAACCTGTCCTGCAATGAACAAAATTGTTGCAAAGCTTGCACAAGAAAATGAGTTTCCACAGAACTCTTCCTTTTTTCCCTTTTAGGGAAGAAATACAGACATAGCAAAATTCACTACTTCAACACTTCAAAATTGCCAAAGTGTCATAAAAAGTTGAAATTAACTAGTGTTCGTATGTCGCTGACAAGGCATTAACCGATGCCAAAGGTGTCGCTGATGCCTAGCTAATATCTATGCATCATAGATACAGATATGTGGTATTGGACAGATATGGATAGGTGGATATGACATTTTATGTAAAAGCCCAATACACAAATgtcttagtttttttttttaaaaaaacaaatagATAATAAGGCATATTATAAAATTCTAAAAGCCTATAGCAATTTTGCCAACACAATCTTGCATTTGTACTGTTTTGCTCATCATTTCCACATTTCAATTTTGCTAACACTCCCAACTGCCAAGCCTGTGAAGCACCTCCATCCAATTCTCAAAATCCAAACTTGCAAAATCACCTTCGACTTGAGGCTTCCAGGGTCGGAGGAGATCAATAGATAACTGATCCAATTCCTTTCCCTCCCACTTCCAGTTCCAGCAGGCAGTAAAACACATACTACTAAAAGCACTCCTTGTGTTATTGCTGCCATCTAGTCTTGGCTAGGAAAAAACAAGCAAAGAGTACGAATGAATTTGACTAGGTATGGGGTGGGACATGGGAGAGAGGACAGGAAGGGACTAATAACCACGGGAGGGAGGAGGAAAGAGCTCCCTGCCTATTTACCACAGGTGCTGTGTGCCTTGTGGGTGGTGTGCACCTCTGGCAGCTGTTGCCTGCTTGAGCATTGCAGGCAGCTGCTTAAGCTCGCTGCCGGCGCTGTTCTCCACGTGGGCTGTGTGCGGCGGCAGTTGGATGTTTGGGTGAGGGAGGCCACGGCGCAGAGGGATCTAAGGAAGGAAGGTGGGGCACTGAACAACCAAACACAGCTGTGCTGGGTGTATGTATCAATGTTCTGGGTTAGGCTGTATCCAGTAGATGGGCTGATACATATTGGCCTAAGTATCTGAAATTGTAGTATTTATTTTGTCCTGATACTTCCTGGATATATCCACCACATATCTGTATCAGATATGTATCTGTTACAGGATATGGCCCCTACCTCACGTATCAGGGTAACATAGGCAAAATAGGGAAGGAGAGAGGGAACAGAGACAGATAGACAACAGAGAAAGAAAGGAAGGGCAGCATATGGGCAACCAGCAGGTGGCACGGCTCTCCCTTTGCCTTCCCCCACCTTCGTTGGCTCCTGTGCAGTTCTGCCCTGCTAGATCAAGCACGATGGGTGGCACGGTTCTGCCCTCTCAAGTGTGGTAGTGGCGATCTGGAAAGGGGAGGCAGTGGTGCACCATTAGCATAGGGGGAAGGGTTCGTCAGTGCTCCTGGGTGGTTGCATCGGGGAATACATAGACGACGCAGAAGGGGGAGTTAATTGGCCCCATGAGGTTGGAAGAGACAGGTGTTTTATGGGCTGTTGACTTGGAATCTTGGGTTGAACCTTAGGCTAGTTGGGCAGTTGGTTCACCGTTTCTTGTGTTTGTGGTCCATTGATGGGcgtattttttcttcttctctgatATACATGACTAGGGCGTCCGCCTTGCCCGCCTTAGTGCCTAGTGCCCTGCTTTAAGCGCCTAAGTGATAAGAGGATGGTGGGTTGCCACACCTTTGGTTTGTTGCTTTAAGAACAATGAAATTAAGATAAAAATATGATCAAAGCCAACATTGTTTGATTGCACTACTGCTAAGTGCCAAATAAATCTTTGCGAAATCATTTGCCTCTATTAATTTGTGGCAAAACCTTCCAAGAAGTATCCCTTGTCTCTTAGTACATTTGTTATTGCTGTGAATCAGGGAGATTTATCTATGTTTTTTGCTTCTGATCACAAATGAGTTGTTCCAGATGAATTAACATAAGTAAACTCAGGCAGTTTGTCACTTTCAAATGTTATTGCTTAATGTGATACTGAATATTGAGGTTCCCAAATTTCTTATTAACAGCAGAGGCGACGGATGATAACTCATGCGAATGCAAAGAGCAAAAGTGAGAAGTTTCCTCCTCCGCATCAGGATGGAGGTACGGGTAATCCACTGGGATCCTGTCGTCACATGGAGCCTATGTTCGAGCATCAGGATGCTTCCTTCAGTACAGTAGTCCCCATAGAGAAGGGGACCTCACAAACATGGTCGGGGCCGTTGTTTGACCCAGCAGCTCTTGGGCAGTCAAGGCGGAAGAAGCAAACTACCCTAGATGCTAAGGCTGCTGCTTACTCAAAGCAGCTCCAAAAGGAAACGGGAGGGATACGAGCCCGATAATAAAGTGTCCCAGTGCTGGCGAGCAAGCTCCACAGTtttccttcaaaaaaaaaaagaaaaagaaaatgaagtGTCTTTTTTTTTGGTCATCAGTATGTGGAGGGACCGTGGGAAAGGTTTTTCATGGCGTATAGATGAATTTTCTTGTTTTGTCCCTCCGGTGGTTGGAAAGCAGGCAACAGCACTGTTTGTAGGGTGAAGTCTTCCGGATTGTGTACATGTCATGTGGTAGCGTTTCCAGTACTGTTTAGATGCTTCTGAACAAGCTGCCGTCACCAGGACGGGACCTTTAGCGGTCTAAAGACTCGTGTATTTATGCTCTTGACGACAATTCAGTTGCCCATGTGTATATATGGATTAATTCTTTCTTCTGTATGTAAAGAGACGATGGTAGGCTTGACTTATTAATGAATCATCAAGTGTGATGGCGACCTTTCTCATGTAACAGTGGTAATAATTGTATAGTTTTGGTTCTCGTAAACTTGCTGGCGGCGGGTTGCTTCGCCTTGTACTCGGGGTAGCATCCTCAATGAAAAGGCACTGTTCTTTCAGTTTTCTTGTTTTCAGGAACATTTACTACTGCTGCTAGTCAATGGATTAGCTCCGATTGTACCTGAAAAACGTTAACGATGTGAGTCCAGGTAAAGATAGATCTAGGCAGGGACACATCTAAATAATACAAGTCTCATGTAAATGATTATATCCAGTGCTATCGTAAACAGTCCGTCACCCTTTGCTTGGGTAGGTTGGCCGACCCGCTCAGTGGCCTGTGGGGCCTTCGGCCGTTGTGGTGATTGGCCCACTGTCATAGTGATGTGTGGTAGATGTTAAAGTGTTTGTCACGTTGGTGTTCTTGAAATGGTGAGTCATTGTGTCGAGGATGTTAATAAGGGGTGCCTAAACAAGACATCCTTGACAAAGGATGAAAAGCT from Sorghum bicolor cultivar BTx623 chromosome 3, Sorghum_bicolor_NCBIv3, whole genome shotgun sequence encodes the following:
- the LOC8075363 gene encoding probable serine/threonine-protein kinase At1g54610 isoform X1, which produces MGCVFGRAAASSPAAPRKKRGKERSSPQPEAGSPSAVATADGDGRPRRRLGGRRAAGPRQGCVPAAAAAEQLAAGWPPWLVAVAGEALRGWAPRRADTFEKLNKIGSGTYSNVYRARDTVSGRIVALKKVRFDNLEPESVKFMAREILILRTLDHPNVIKLEGLVTSRMSCSLYLVFEYMEHDLAGLAASPDVKFTLPQIKCYMQQLLSGLEHCHDNNVLHRDIKGSNLLLDNNGILKIADFGLATFFDPRHKRPMTSRVVTLWYRPPELLLGATDYSVGVDLWSAGCILAELLYGKPIMPGRTEVEQLHKIFKLCGSPSEEYWKKSKLPHATIFKPQQPYKRCIKETFKDFPTSALPLVETLLAIDPAERQTATAALHSDFFSTEPYACDPSSLPTYPPSKEMDAKLRDEEARRLRAAAKDKGEAKRTRPRDRSRRAGPAPEANAEIQANLDQRRRMITHANAKSKSEKFPPPHQDGGTGNPLGSCRHMEPMFEHQDASFSTVVPIEKGTSQTWSGPLFDPAALGQSRRKKQTTLDAKAAAYSKQLQKETGGIRAR
- the LOC8075363 gene encoding probable serine/threonine-protein kinase At1g54610 isoform X2 translates to MGCVFGRAAASSPAAPRKKRGKERSSPQPEAGSPSAVATADGDGRPRRRLGGRRAAGPRQGCVPAAAAAEQLAAGWPPWLVAVAGEALRGWAPRRADTFEKLNKIGSGTYSNVYRARDTVSGRIVALKKVRFDNLEPESVKFMAREILILRTLDHPNVIKLEGLVTSRMSCSLYLVFEYMEHDLAGLAASPDVKFTLPQIKCYMQQLLSGLEHCHDNNVLHRDIKGSNLLLDNNGILKIADFGLATFFDPRHKRPMTSRVVTLWYRPPELLLGATDYSVGVDLWSAGCILAELLYGKPIMPGRTEVEQLHKIFKLCGSPSEEYWKKSKLPHATIFKPQQPYKRCIKETFKDFPTSALPLVETLLAIDPAERQTATAALHSDFFSTEPYACDPSSLPTYPPSKEMDAKLRDEEARRLRAAAKDKGEAKRTRPRDRSRRAGPAPEANAEIQANLDRRRMITHANAKSKSEKFPPPHQDGGTGNPLGSCRHMEPMFEHQDASFSTVVPIEKGTSQTWSGPLFDPAALGQSRRKKQTTLDAKAAAYSKQLQKETGGIRAR